A single genomic interval of Sesamum indicum cultivar Zhongzhi No. 13 unplaced genomic scaffold, S_indicum_v1.0 scaffold00109, whole genome shotgun sequence harbors:
- the LOC105178843 gene encoding kinesin-like protein KIN-12C isoform X2, with product MSTPTSSIHPHLLDNENHFASSSNPSPLLPSRPPLNSIPDPSQYPLQQFHPDFKEKPVSSKSFGTRIPEPISSAQKTPKLHARPKSTNSEPNSAQTTPSRTRPRVCTGAAASPTFMRLPSQFSHAGGRGDNVPRLSRGISMAITEQLLADVPHFELDEDPLFWNDHNVQVLIRIRPLNNTELISQGYGRCLRQETAKMLVWLGHPETRFTFDHIACESISQEKLFRVAGLPMVENCMSGYNSCMFAYGQTGSGKTYTMMGEIDKMDGKLGDDCGITPRIFEYLFTRITKEEESRKHERLTYSCKCSFLEIYNEQITDLLEPSSTNLQLREDLKKGVYVENLTEFSVRTVNDVLKLLQQGAANRKIAATHMNSESSRSHSVFTCIIESRWEKDSMAHLRFGRLNLVDLAGSERQKSSGAEGDRLKEAANINKSLSTLGLVIMSLVDLAQGKHRHVPYRDSRLTFLLQDSLGGNSKTTIIANVSPSTCNANETLSTLKFAQRAKLIQNNAKINEDASGGVTALQQQIQQLKDQLSYLMKHQHASTKLINFVPRSIQCSLGNWPESYNPSDEINEHYGPKTPKGGFVENTYLKATLRGALRREKLAEAEARGLKAEIEHLNRLAHQREQEAQRTKMMVRFREEKIKRLEVLLDGLISADKFYLDENNALKEENMMLRAKTERNSEVTHFTLENIRLREQIRLFQDFYERGERETLLSEISELRHQLLESLEVEKSFELLKFSPMKGSQEPKVDKELERCMDMNSKLIREVDELRRKLENRMTSSQNTCDSDEVTYEKNDEKAEHILNLQSDNIHKQLMDAQSLIETMKQDQFQLIKELESAQTENQRLMKMLDNSEVIQRELVNLHQDYRKQSVRENRDPTVSMEGSEHNIILDLQAKLEKLSKDLKEAEILNRQYMEDHATQLSEDHQTELIRGEVEMETTRTIIHLQEEIDRLQSEYQVCLCSMAEQNLSLRNSVAAKEDELRDFCAEWERAILELTTFLIDGSRSLGDASRQIKSISFSFPNVNDLISEHIERAAEICIEKEETILLLQKSLEDAQNTVMEMEQKLYSLKGATIALTEFQQPEKSLSREETQWSSIPTDSTIVKLFPEDKPMSKKGRTNDNQPNTGILLDNRISDYCTSILRGTVDENLPSAHTKASAIRDVDIELAGLVLAETEDAVNGCCADAETYWSMLNSEIHNAFSFCRELVQNLLQDVSYMRKDIQDFKRNRRSLQVFSDMIPSCLPIKHENQLLMLQHFRNELVEVNNRLSSLSSCFYKVMNIHIHGYLDSVEGLTETGGQTTDCSSSCTFSSFESVDNDDRPSSTDRSRWAGKITEQTLDLDSEEGSNLICKRAILLLVKEFRKAYETFVKLKNNFMAVLASHTDLDSEADILSLPELHALEKLKEQGGDGHHQPTSERAEAGVKNLKEFSVEEKHSPRFFAKFEETSSTIEEADYMLKAMVRANKNAYSLTTFLKQAVEKLMTDKASLSAEIKQLKSSVLLRNGEKEVLQDETELSLRGKANKLSLFEEYFIEMQTCIEELYGTSYSEAIQIVEEMQTFFYSLRSSLEDVMVKALQNDIIIFVLQCQIGEYSDNLRRLDTFPGSHRSTLQEHCLLAGNVGLSHVSRVDKSALQPLRCENMGYQIEYVLRKGVKELAKSDTVDKNFELKRELERKEVLLKGLLFDFSVLQEFASHRKDIKDELEKLIIAMSKVQHELQIKSVVLDEVLVQNTKLEGRLLEAEQALLKSNSELDQTKGALKNFSEQNVEMKDLLKDLYLKNSEAEQLLEDQREAMKSLEREIIRVSSGPERQLVPSLKEIEDALTELTAQRDQLVEKVTILQEKLSITSALADENQAIAAEARQESETSKMYAEQKEEEVKILERSVEELESTINVLEKKVHEMEEEVEKHRLIRDSLELELQALRHRLLTVEGLTESMVSENSNTALLEERLSRSLETNEAHSRIRFLEDENARQAKEIRQFKDYISELVLHAEAQAHQYQHKYKTLEAMLHEVKTDLSNVSAAPTLETADKTSARTRGSSSPFRCIAGLIQQMNQEKDQELSTARLRIEELQALAASRYKEVCMLNTRLATAESMTHDVIRDLLSVKLDISNYANIVDQHQLQKITEEAQHYRQEFVAMERENVNLRSQIDDLLEERERYMAEISKNKADQLANEIFAEQLQERDKLLIAQNHMLKMDKSNLQKRVAELDDMVKKLFSMQDHQPLNQEPLMDSLLRPFDYNISERLAHSQKVLSTINSQLAQYHRPEGGCPDDRMDRRHSECKFRKQRP from the exons ATGTCCACACCCACTTCTTCCATCCATCCACACTTGCTAGACAATGAAAACCATTTCGCTAGCTCATCCAATCCATCTCCACTCCTCCCATCAAGACCTCCCCTCAATTCCATTCCTGACCCCTCTCAATATCCGCTTCAACAATTTCACCCCGATTTCAAAGAAAAACCCGTCTCATCTAAATCTTTTGGTACCAGAATCCCAGAGCCCATTTCTTCAGCTCAAAAAACTCCTAAGCTCCATGCCAGACCTAAATCAACTAATTCGGAACCCAACTCAGCTCAAACTACACCTAGTAGAACCCGACCTCGAGTTTGCACTGGTGCTGCTGCGTCACCCACTTTTATGAGGTTGCCGTCTCAATTCAGTCATGCCGGAGGACGAGGAGATAATGTTCCTAGGCTTTCCCGGGGCATTTCTATGGCGATTACCGAACAATTATTAGCTGATGTTCCACATTTTGAGCTTGATGAGGATCCATTATTTTGGAACGACCACAATGTGCAG GTTTTGATTCGAATCAGACCATTGAACAATACTGAACTGATATCACAAGGATATGGGAGATGCCTAAGACAAGAGACTGCCAAGATGTTAGTTTGGCTGGGCCACCCTGAAACCAGATTTACATTCGATCACATAGCTTGTGAAAGTATATCACAG GAAAAGCTTTTTAGAGTTGCTGGATTACCCATGGTGGAAAATTGCATGTCTGGATACAACAGCTGCATGTTTGCTTATGGACAG ACAGGCAGTGGAAAGACATATACCATGATGGGTGAAATTGATAAGATGGATGGAAAGCTGGGTGATGATTGTGGGATTACACCTCGCATTTTTGAGTATTTATTCACAAGGATCACCAAG GAAGAAGAGAGTAGGAAGCACGAGAGATTGACATACAGCTGCAAATGTTCTTTCCTAGAGATATACAATGAACAAATAACGGACCTTCTGGAGCCTTCATCAACTAATCTACAG CTCAGGGAAGACTTGAAGAAAGGGGTCTACGTTGAAAACCTTACTGAGTTCAGTGTCAGAACAGTCAATGATGTGCTCAAACTTTTGCAACAG GGAGCTGCAAATAGGAAGATAGCTGCAACCCATATGAACAGTGAGAGCAGCCGATCCCACAGTGTCTTCACTTGCATCATCGAAAGCCGCTGGGAGAAAGATTCCATGGCCCACCTTAGGTTTGGGAGATTGAATTTAGTAGACCTAGCTGGTTCTGAGAG GCAGAAGAGCTCAGGAGCAGAAGGTGACCGTTTAAAAGAAGCTGCCAATATAAACAAGTCTCTATCAACCCTTGG ACTGGTAATAATGTCCCTGGTGGATTTAGCGCAAGGGAAACATCGACATGTACCTTATAGAGACTCTAGGCTAACATTTCTTCTCCAG GATTCTCTTGGTGGAAATTCCAAAACGACTATAATTGCAAATGTCAGCCCATCCACTtg CAATGCAAATGAGACTCTAAGCACTTTGAAGTTTGCACAGCGTGCTAAGCTTATCCAGAACAAT gctaaaataaatgaagatgCTTCAGGGGGTGTCACTGCACTGCAACAGCAAATCCAACAATTAAAG GATCAGTTGTCATACCTGATGAAACACCAGCATGCATCGAcgaaacttataaattttgttccaaGATCAATACAATGCAGCTTGGGCAACTGGCCTGAGAGTTACAATCCATCTGATGAAATTAATGAGCATTATGGGCCTAAAACTCCCAAGGGAGGATTTGTGGAG aatacATATTTGAAAGCTACCTTGCGTGGTGCTCTACGGCGAGAGAAATTGGCCGAGGCAGAAGCCAGAGGTTTAAAAGCAGAAATTGAACATTTGAATCGTTTG GCTCACCAGCGAGAACAAGAAGCTCAACGCACTAAAATGATGGTAAGATTCCGTGAGGAAAAGATAAAACGTTTGGAAGTACTCTTGGATGGATTGATCTCTGCTGATAAGTTCTACCTGGATGAAAACAATGCTTTAAAAGAGGAAAATATGATGCTTCGAGCAAAAACTGAGAGAAATTCAGAAGTCACTCATTTCACATTGGAGAATATCAGACTGCGAGAGCAAATCAGATT GTTTCAAGATTTCTATGAacgaggagagagagaaacattACTTTCTGAGATATCCGAGTTGCGCCATCAG CTCTTGGAATCACTTGAAGTTGAAAAAAGCTTTGAACTGCTGAAGTTCTCTCCAATGAAAGGAAGCCAG GAACCTAAAGTTGATAAAGAGTTAGAACGCTGCATGGacatgaattcaaaattaatcag GGAAGTAGATGAATTACGGCGGAAACTGGAAAACAGAATGACATCTAGCCAAAATACTTGTGACTCA GATGAAGTTACTTATGAGAAAAATGATGAGAAGGCGGAACACATCTTGAATTTGCAGAGTGACAACATCCACAAACAGCTGATGGATGCACAATCTTTGATTGAAACCATGAAACAGGACCAGTTCCAGCTAATTAAAGAACTAGAATCTGCCCAGACTGAAAATCAGCGATTGATGAAAATGCTGGACAACAGCGAAGTTATACAGAGGGAACTTGTAAACCTGCATCAGGACTATAGAAAACAATCTGTTCGAGAGAATCGAGATCCAACTGTGAGTATGGAAGGCAGTGAACACAATATCATTTTGGATTTACAAGCTAAGTTGGAAAAGCTGTCAAAGGATCTCAAGGAAGCTGAGATACTTAATAGACAATATATGGAAGACCACGCAACACAACTATCTGAAGATCACCAAACAGAATTGATCCGTGGTGAAGTCGAAATGGAAACTACAAGAACAATCATACATTTACAGGAAGAGATAGATCGACTTCAATCAGAATATCAGGTGTGCTTGTGCTCCATGGCTGAACAGAATTTAAGTCTCAGAAACAGTGTGGCAGCTAAGGAGGATGAATTAAGAGATTTCTGTGCAGAGTGGGAAAGGGCAATCTTGGAACTAACTACTTTCCTCATAGATGGTTCTAGATCTCTGGGAGATGCTTCTCGCCAAATAAAAAGTATCTCCTTTTCGTTTCCAAATGTTAATGATTTGATTAGTGAACATATTGAGAGGGCTGCTgaaatatgtattgaaaaagaagaaaccatTTTGCTACTGCAGAAGAGTTTGGAAGATGCACAGAACACAGTGATGGAAATGGAACAGAAATTATACTCCTTGAAGGGCGCAACAATTGCTTTAACTGAATTTCAGCAGCCAGAAAAATCTTTAAGCAGAGAGGAAACCCAGTGGTCTAGTATTCCAACCGATTCAACTATTGTGAAATTGTTTCCAGAAGATAAACCCATGTCCAAGAAGGGCCGGACTAATGACAATCAACCTAACACTGGTATATTGTTGGATAACAGGATATCTGATTATTGCACAAGCATTCTTAGAGGCACTGTTGATGAAAACCTGCCATCAGCTCATACAAAAGCTTCTGCAATAAGGGATGTTGACATTGAATTGGCAGGTCTAGTTCTAGCAGAGACTGAAGATGCTGTTAATGGATGCTGTGCTGATGCAGAAACATATTGGTCTATGCTGAACTCTGAGATCCACAAtgctttttccttttgcagGGAATTGGTGCAAAATCTTTTACAAGATGTTAGCTACATGAGGAAGGACATCCAGGACTTTAAGAGAAATCGACGAAGCCTTCAAGTTTTCAGTGATATGATTCCATCATGTCTTCCAATTAAGCATGAAAATCAACTGCTTATGCTGCAACATTTCAGAAATGAACTTGTGGAAGTAAATAATAGATTGAGCTCCCTGAGTTCATGCTTTTACAAAGTCATGAACATTCACATTCATGGCTATCTAGATTCCGTCGAGGGTTTGACAGAGACAGGTGGACAGACCACTGATTGTTCAAGTTCATGcactttttcttcatttgaaAGTGTTGATAATGATGATAGACCTTCTTCAACTGACAGAAGTAGATGGGCAGGCAAAATAACTGAACAAACTCTTGACTTAGACTCTGAAGAAGGATCGAATTTGATCTGTAAAAGAGCAATTTTGCTTTTGGTAAAGGAATTCCGAAAAGCATATGAGACATTTGTCAAGCTAAAAAATAACTTCATGGCAGTTTTGGCTAGCCATACAGATCTGGATTCTGAGGCAGACATTTTATCACTTCCAGAACTGCATGCATTGGAGAAATTGAAGGAGCAAGGTGGAGATGGACATCATCAACCCACTAGCGAGAGAGCTGAAGCAGGcgttaaaaatttgaaagag TTTTCTGTTGAAGAGAAGCATAGTCCACGCTTCTTTGCCAAATTTGAGGAGACTTCCTCAACCATAGAGGAGGCTGATTACATGTTAAAAGCAATGGTCAGGgcaaataaaaatgcatattCGTTAACCACATTCTTGAAACAAGCAGTAGAGAAATTGATGACAGATAAAGCCAGCTTGAGTGCAGAGATAAAACAGTTAAAATCCAGTGTTCTCTTGAGAAATGGAGAGAAAGAAGTTCTTCAGGATGAGACTGAACTGAGCTTGAGAGGAAAAGCTAATAAGTTGTCTTTGTttgaagaatattttattgaaatgcAAACATGTATCGAGGAACTGTATGGGACGTCATATAGTGAGGCCATTCAAATTGTTGAAGAGATGCAGACTTTCTTTTATAGCTTGAGATCATCCTTGGAAGACGTAATGGTCAAAGCATTGCAGAATGATATAATCATATTTGTGCTGCAGTGCCAAATTGGAGAATACTCTGACAACTTGAGAAGGCTGGATACTTTTCCAGGTTCTCATAGATCCACACTCCAGGAACATTGTCTACTAGCAGGTAATGTTGGACTAAGTCATGTAAGTAGAGTTGATAAATCGGCTCTTCAACCTTTAAGATGCGAGAACATGGGATATCAGATTGAATATGTGTTGAGAAAAGGAGTTAAAGAATTGGCCAAGAGTGATACTGtggataaaaattttgaactcaaGAGAGAGCTGGAAAGAAAGGAAGTTCTGTTGAAAGGTTTACTTTTTGATTTCAGCGTGCTCCAAGAGTTTGCTTCCCACAGGAAGGACATCAAGGATGAACTTGAAAAGTTGATAATTGCCATGAGCAAAGTGCAGCATGAGCTACAGATAAAAAGTGTTGTACTTGATGAAGTGCTTGTTCAGAATACAAAACTTGAAGGCCGCTTATTAGAAGCTGAGCAAGCCTTACTCAAGTCAAATTCTGAACTAGACCAGACCAAAGGagctttaaaaaatttttcaGAGCAAAACGTTGAGATGAAAGATCTTTTGAAAGACCTGTATCTGAAAAATTCAGAGGCGGAGCAGCTACTAGAAGATCAAAGAGAAGCTATGAAAAGTTTAGAAAGAGAAATTATTCGGGTATCTTCTGGACCTGAGAGACAATTAGTTCCTTCGCTGAAAGAAATTGAGGATGCTTTAACAGAGCTAACTGCACAGAGAGACCAACTTGTTGAAAAGGTTACCATTTTGCAAGAAAAGCTTTCTATCACGTCTGCTTTGGCTGATGAGAACCAAGCTATAGCTGCGGAAGCTCGCCAA GAGTCAGAGACCAGTAAAATGTATGCTGAACAAAAGGAAGAGGAGGTCAAGATTTTAGAACGTTCTGTTGAGGAGCTTGAGAGCACCATAAATGTGCTGGAGAAGAAG GTGCATGAAATGGAAGAGGAGGTAGAGAAACACCGGCTCATAAGGGATTCACTGGAACTGGAACTTCAAGCACTTAGACATAGATTATTAACAGTTGAAGGCCTCACTGAAAGTATGGTTTCTGAGAACTCAAATACAGCACTACTTGAAGAGCGACTTTCCAG ATCTCTGGAAACTAATGAGGCCCATAGCCGCATAAGATTTCTTGAAGATGAGAATGCAAGACAAGCTAAGGAG ATCAGACAATTCAAAGATTATATCTCTGAACTTGTTTTGCATGCTGAAGCACAGGCACATCAGTATCAACACAAG TACAAGACCCTGGAAGCAATGCTTCATGAAGTTAAGACAGATTTATCAAATGTATCTGCTGCGCCTACCTTAGAAACAGCTGATAAAACCTCAGCAAGGACAAGGGGTTCAAGTTCACCGTTCAGATGCATCGCTGGTCTGATCCAGCAGATGAATCAAGAGAAGGATCAGGAATTGTCAACTGCTAGACTTCGGATAGAAGAACTTCAGGCTCTCGCTGCCAGTAGGTATAAAGAG GTGTGTATGCTGAACACTAGACTGGCGACTGCTGAAAGCATGACACATGATGTCATTCGTGATTTACTCAGCGTGAAGTTGGACATCTCAAATTATGCT AATATTGTTGACCAACATCAGCTTCAAAAGATAACTGAGGAGGCTCAACATTATAGACAAGAGTTTGTTGCAATG GAGCGAGAAAATGTCAACCTGAGGAGTCAGATTGATGATTTActtgaagaaagagaaag ATACATGGCAGAAATCAGTAAAAACAAAGCAGATCAACTTGCCAATGAGATTTTTGCGGAACAATTACAAGAACGAGATAAGTTGCTGATTGCACAAAATCATATGCTTAAG ATGGACAAATCTAATTTACAGAAGAGGGTAGCGGAACTAGATGACATGGTGAAAAAGCTTTTCAGCATGCAGGATCACCAACCCCTCAACCAAGAACCCCTGATGGATAGCTTGTTGCGGCCATTTGACTACAATATCAGTGAAAGGTTGGCCCATTCACAAAAGGTGCTTTCGACGATCAACAGTCAACTTGCGCAGTATCATAGACCTGAGGGTGGCTGCCCAGATGACAGAATGGACAGACGCCACAGCGAGTGCAAGTTTAG GAAGCAAAGGCCATGA